GTCCAGAGGAAAAACCTCCCAAAAACCCCCATAGAATGTAAGAAGGTTTTGAATGTGAATTTTCCTCCCTGATCTCAGGATATTTAGAACTGATCATCCAGAAAGCACTGCCCATTGCCATTAAACCAAAAATAAAACCCAATACAGTAACAGGAGCATTGCTGGCTATTTCAGCACCTAAAACTCCTCCCATGAGTCCTGCAACTCCCAAATAGATTGCAGGGACCACTAAAACAGTTCCTCGACGCCAGTGCCCCCAGGCTCCGTTTAAAGCTGTGGGGAGTATCACCACCAGACTGGTGGCAAAAGCTACTCTAAGGGATGTATCCGGATCAAAACCCATGGCTGTGAGGAGAAAAAACTGGATAGGCACCATTATAAAACCTCCACCTACTCCTAAGAGCCCGGAGGCAAACCCTACAAAAGCACCAGTAGCTAGAAGGATTATGATGTATGTTAAAAACTCCATTTACAACCATTCCGTGAAATTGATCCTTTAGATATTGTTTTTCATAAGTATCTTAGTTGTATCAAGTTTTACATTATATTTGATGCAATATAAATCACAGTTAATGTTTTTTAAAAGATAAATAACATGAATCTATTAAAATTCTATTCTAAAAGGCTGTTTGAAATTTATTCCTTCTTGGATATAATTCATTGATGTTCATTGATGAAAATTTATCTTAAAGGAATCTTATGGAAATCTTATGGAAAAGGATTTCCGATTATAGATCTGGGGGAATATGAGGTTAATATAGAATTTTTTATAGATCATCTTTATATCCTCAAGAGCAAATTTAAAACAATCAATTACTAAACAAGGTAACACCAATAAATAATAATAAATATTTTAAACCTATGATTAATTCGATGATGTTTTTGGAGTGATATTATTGGATATACGCAACATCAAGGGTATTGGGGATAAGTTGGCTGCCAAGATCATTAGCCATTTTGGGAGTCAGGATGAATTTCTCCAGGCGGCAAGTAATTATGAGGTTTACCGGCTGGCAAGTATGGAAGGGATTAGCCAGCGCCGTGCAGTGGAGATTATTAATGCAGTTCTTGGGAATCCGAAACAAGAATTTCTCAAAACAGAACGGGCGGTTCAGATCTACGAGGAAATAATACAATGTATAATTCAATATGCCAGCACTGAATACGCCAGAAACAGGATCCTACTTCTCAGCCCGGGGAAAAATCCGGGGGAAATTGATGAAAATCTGAAGATGGTGATGGAAGCCAAAGAAAAGGTGACCAGTTTACCCCTTGATGAACTTAGAACTCTTTTAAGGAATGTTGACTTTACCAAAAGTTCTAAACCCAAATATGACACTTCAAAGGCAATTTTAGTTGAATCGAAGGAAGATTACACCAGATTAGTGGATAGTAATCTAAATCAATATGCTCAAATTCTCAGTATAAATGAAGTAAGAAGTCTGGATGAGTTTGAACTGGTAGTTTACGTGTACCGAGAAGGACTTCTGGAACTGGATGACACATCCAACCTGACCATGGTTAGTGGAGAGGCTGAAGATCTTGAAATCATACCAGAAATTGTTTTATCTTACTATCAGGATAACCATGAACTTTTAGAAAATATCCTGAAGATTAGAAACATATTAGGATATGAATCTGTTTTAGGGGATGTTTTAGAACTATTAAATTCGCTTAAATCTTCCAAGGTTGATGAGAAATCATTTGACGATGCTGTTAACCATGCCAAAGAAAAGGCAGATAAAAAATTAAAAGAAGCCATTAAAAAGGTGGATTTATCAGGGGAAGAGGTCTTAGATCTTTTGAATAAAGACATGCCTCCTAAAATTCAGGAAATATTTGACAGAACCTTGAAAGAAACCATGGAAGAGATTAAAGATAAAACTGGAGTTAGTTTTGATCCTTTCATCCGGAAATATCCATTGGAAATTGATTGGCAGGAACTGGAAAGAGTTAAAAAAAATGAAATAGGTAAAAAACAGGTTAAATCTTTCGAAGAAAGGGTTAAAGTGGCTTCCAAACTTGAAAAGCTTAAAAGGGATGTTGAAAATGAGATTCATGAAATTATGGAATTTGACTACCACTTCACCCTGGGATGTTTCGCTTATTATTATGATTTACACCCCCCGGTTTTAGGAGATGGGTTCAACTTCAAGGAAGGTTTGCATCTTAATTTAGCCCTTGAAGATCCTGAACGTGTTCAGCGGATTGATTACTCCCTTGAATCCCCGGATAATGTGGTTCTCCTGACAGGGGCTAACAGTGGAGGGAAAACTACCCTGCTGGAAACTTTAGCCCAGATCTGTATCATGAGCCAAATGGGGCTGCCAGTATGTGCCAGAGAAGCCCAGGTGAAACTGGTTGATGAGATATACTTTTTCAGTAAAAAACGTTCACTGGATGCAGGGGCGTTTGAATCATTCCTGAGCACATTCATGCCTATAGTAGTTAGAGAAGAGGAAAAACTGATCCTTTTAGATGAGCTTGAAGCAATAACTGAACTGGAAGCTGCAGTGAAAATCATTTCCAGCTTTATCAATTTCATCCAGGATTCTAAATCCTTTGCCATCATTGTCACCCACATGGCAAGGGAAATACTCAAAAACACAGATGTCAGGGTGGATGGAATCGAAGCTAAAGGTTTGGATGAGGATTATAACCTTATTGTAGACCGTACCCCTCGGATGAACTACTTTGCCCGGAGCACTCCAGAGCTGATTCTTAGAATGGTGTACGCAAGATCAGAGGGTAAACTTAGAGAAGTTTATGGTAAGATGCTGGAAAGGTTCTGATCTAAAAAAAATACTAAAACTAGAAATTTTTTCTAATTTCTGATGGATTCTGATTTTATTATTCCCATTAGATTAAATTAAATACCTTAAACCACCAGATAAATATTTTGGTGGTATTCTACTCCCTAATACATGTATCCTTTTAGTGGAGGTGTTTTTCTTCCAGTTTTAGGCCACATGTAATCCACCAGCAACTTCCATTTAGAGCAGTTTGGATAGAAATTTTTCTTATAGGTTTTTTCTGACAAACAGCCAGAGTATGTATGTTCTTAGCTTCACCACTTGGATCTGGAAAGTAACCATCCGAATAAAATCTAATCTCCACACAAAGATGTAAGTATCATTAACCACGATGATGAACTGCGAAGCTCAGGAAATGCTTTCAACATTTTCATTGATAAAATAAACTGCCTATCCACCAGGAAACTAATTCCATTTTTTTTGTTGATTCAATCTGTTGCTGGTGAAAACACTACTTAAAGCAACCAGGAAAATTAAAAAAGCTCTGACAATAATTTATTTATCCATTATAAAGACATCTCTGAGTAAAGGTCATTTTTATCACCAGCAATCCAATTAATAATTTAGAATTACCATCAATAATTACCATTTGAATAAACTGGGATTTGAAAAGTAATAGGTGTTGGAATGCTCAGAAAAAATAAATTGGTACTATAAAATTTTAGTTTTAGACTGTTCATCAAAGATTCAGAGTTGTTTATCATCCCTTTTACCCAACAAGTACAGATTTAGCCAGCTTTATCATTGCAAATATCCTAAAAACCCAATAGCTTATCCTCCCCCATGATCTCGAATGCCAGATTTAAATCCAAATAAACTCCATTAGGGTTCACTGAGTTGGATGTGGACCGGTAATTATATGCAATACCACTCCCATGTTAATATTATAGAATTTTTAAACAAACTCTAACCCGATATAGAACATTTTACTTGATATCTGGAATTTTTCATCGATAAAATAGATTAATAATTAAGGTTTGGAGAATTTAGAGGATAACTTTAAATTAACCAAAAACCCTGGAAGTTTGATAAAATGGATTCTATTATGGGTCTTCAAAATAGGGTCGAACAGCTCCGTGAAGATGATAAACCATCCTACAATATTCTCAAACGGATTTATAGAATTGATTCGAAAGAGGGATTTCAAAAAATTCCTGATTCTTTCAAAAAGAAAACTTTAACTTATTTTGGGCAGAAGGATTCCAGAGGGAAGATTATTGAAGATGAAAATGAAGTGGTTCAACGAATAGAAAATCAAGAGATTATCAGCATTTTCAATCAATGGACCTGTGAAGGTTCTCTTTTTAATTCTCTTCGAGCTATGCGCCCGGGTATAAGTGCCTCAGACATGGCTGAGGAAAAAAAACATATCCTTAAGTTAATCAATGCTTCAAGGGATAATTGCGATTTCTGCCATGGAGAAAAGTACACTCCTGAAGATGTTTTTGGGCGGGTGAGAGGAACATATTCACATACCGCAGCTAACATAGCCAAATATGATTCATGGAGCAGTTTGGTCATATTCCATAATCACAATCCCCTAGAATTCACATTGGAAGAATTTTCCGACTACTTAGCCACTGGTTTTACCTGGTTTAGATCTGTTTATAATCATGACCCCCATTACAGATTTCCGTTTTTTATCTGGAACTGCCTTCATCGGGCCGGAGCTTCTCAGGTACACGGACACTGCCAGATACTGGTTAGTGAGGAACCTTATGCCAGATTAGAAAACATTCTGAAGGCATGCGAATTATATGAAACTGAAACTGGTGAAGATCTCATCCAGGATATTTATCGAGTGCATGATTCCCTGGGACTGTCAGTTAAACATGAGGATGTTAAGCTTTTTACCAGCCTAACTCCCTTGAAAGAAAAAGAAGTGGTTATTATCTCATCAAAGAACCCTTCAGAAAGTGAAAACACTAAAAAGATCATGTTTAAGACTTTGAGGTGCTTTATTGATGTGATGGGTGTTTATAGTTTTAATGTATCCATTTCTTGCCCTCCCCTGGATAATGAAGATAAACATCCCTATATAATAAAAATTGTGGACAGGGGTAGTATGTTGAAACCAACATCAGACATTGGTGGAATGGAACTCTATGGAAGTTCTGTAGTCGCAGATGACCCTTATAAAGTCATCGAAGTGTTAAAAAATGCTTTGAATGAAAAATTAGATTTTGAGAATTGAAAAATTCATATAAGTTTTTTTAAAAAAAAAAAGGGACTAATATGGTTGCTGATATGCCAGAATATCTCTTTGATAATTTAAGATATCTTGAAGCCTTTAAACAAGATAGTTCCACTGGAATTGTTACTGATATTGATGGGACCATTAGTAAAATAGCTCCAACTCCAGATGAAGCTGTGGTGACCAGTACCATGAGACGTGCCCTGGTTCAGCTGAATGAAAAATTTAAGTTAGTGGCTGTTATAAGTGGCAGATCCGTTCTGAAAGCCCGGGAAATGGTGCAGGTAGATGGTTTGCTTTACGTTGGAAACCATGGTTTAGAATTTTTAAAAGATGATGAGCTCTGCATACGGCCTGAAGTTGAAAAATACATCCCCGAGATTAATGAAGCTGGTGAAAAACTTAAAAACAGTGAGTTATCAAGTATAAATGGTTTAATATTTGAAGATAAAGGGCTTTGTTATTCCATTCATTACCGTCTGGCCCAAGGTGAGCAGAATATTCGAGAAAAAATTTTAAACTCCCTGAAAGATGATCCTGTATGCAAAGAACTGAAAATATCAGAAGGTCGATGTTTGTTTGAGTTAAAACCCCCAGTTAGTTATGATAAAGGCACTATTCTTCATGAAATTATCGAAGAACATGGCCTGGAAAAAATAATTTATTTGGGAGATGATATCACTGATTTTGATGCTTTTAGTAAATTAAAAGAACTTGAAAAACAGGGAATAATTCAGGGTGTAGGTATTTTAGTTCTTTCTCCTGAGATACCCTCCTACCTTAAAAAAGGTGCATCTTTTTTTATTAATAATGTGGATGAAGTTCTTAAATTTTTCCAATGGCTCTTAAACTGATAAACCTTTAATTATAGCGTTAAATAGTGATTAAGCTCTGTATATTCCTTTGATCGAAAATTGTATTTGAGAGTTGATCTAGAAATAATGGGTATGATAAAGGCCGTATTAATGGCCGGAGGGAAGGGAAGTAGAATCCGCCCCCTAACTTTATCCCGACCAAAACCCATGATTCCTGTGGCTAACCGCCCCATGATTGAATATATAGTGGAAAAAATAAAAGAAAGCGGTCTTTCTGAAATAATAGTAACTTTAAGCTATTTAAAAAGCCAGATTAAGTCTCTGCTGGAGAAAAACTATCCCTATATGAATATTAAATATTCGGTGGAAAAAAAGCCATTGGGAACTGCCGGGGGAGTTAAAAAGGCGTCCCGGTATATTGATGATACTTTTTTTGTTCTCAGTGGAGATGTTCTTGTTGATGTGGATTTAAAAGAAATTCTAAGTTTTCATAAGGAAAAAAAAGCCCTGGCCACCATGGTGCTCACACCAGTACCTGATCCCAGCCAATTTGGAATAGCCATACTGGATAATAATAACCAGATCATACAATTTAAAGAAAAACCATCACCCCATCAAGTATTTAGCAAAATAGCCAACACTGGCACCTATATTTTCGAACCAGAAATCTTTGACTACATAGATTCTAAGAAAAATAATGAAAACCATGAAATAGACTTTTCAAAGGATATTTTTCCCCAGCTAATTAATGAAAGGGCTGGAATATACGGATTCGTATTTGAAGGATATTGGAATGATGTGGGAAGGCCTAAAACATATCTGCAGGCAAATTATGATGTTCTTAACCAGAAAATAGCTCCAGAACCCCGTGGACAAAAAATGAAGGAAGGTGTGGGGAAACTGGGAAATATTTGGATAGGGGAAGGTGTGGAGATTAAAGACAAAGTAAGGATAATTGGACCTGTAATGATAGGAGATGGTTGCGTGATAGGAAATAACTGCGTTATAGGTCGGAATACAGTAATTGGTTCCAATGTATGTTTAGAAAAAAATTCAAATATCAAAGGTTCTGTACTTTTTTCCGACAGTGTAATTAAGAAAGCATCCTACCTGAAGGATTGTATAGTTGATTCTGGTTGTATCATTGAACAGGGAAGTTTCATTGAAAGAGGAGCCATTTTAGGAAGTAAAGTACACTTAGGTTCCTATAGCCGGGTAAGATCAGAAAGATCTATCTACAATAGTACTGTGATTTTACCGGAATCCATATTAGACTCCGATTATCCTATTGTAGTATAATATAACCAATTAAATCTAACAAATTAAGAAAAAAATAGTATTTATTGGCGGTAGATGAAAATGGCAAAATATGTGCAAAGCATTAGAGGAGTTGTGAATACAGAGATCAGCAATAAGTTTGCCTCTCATCTTGGAACCATTGTTGGGAATTTCATTGGCCCTGGGAAGCAAGTAGTGGTGGGCAGAGATGTTCATGTCCCTTCACAAATGATAAAAAGATCCATAACCACCGGTCTCATGTCAGCTGGTACAGATGTTGTTGATTTTGGAATTGCCCCCATACCCGTAATACATTATGGTAAGGACTTTTACAACGCCAAAGCCATGATAACCATTAGTAAATCACATTTAAGACCACAGGATATTGATATTAAAATATTCAGTGATCATGAGATTCCCTTGCAAGCACATGCTAAAAAAGTGCCCTGGGACCAGATTGGAAATTTGAGATATGTATACGAATACCGGGAGCTTTACGTGAATGGCATTCTTAAAAAAGCCACTACCGAGAATATTAAGAAAAAAGGGTTTTTAGTGGTTCTGGATATAAAAGAAGACTTTGATAAACCATTAATCCCCCATATTCTCAATAAAATTGGGTGTGAAACAGTTAAAATCGACAGTATGGATGTTCAATCAGTAGATGAGTTCCCAGAGCCAAGCCCTAAAAGAATATCCTTAGTATCTGAACTTACAACAGCCATAGGTGCTGATATGGGAATAGTACTGGATAATGATGCAGATCGAGTAGTTTTCATAGACCATAAAGGCAATATAATCCGGGAACAGACCGTACTGGGTATTTTTGCCCAGCATATCCTTAAACATACTCCCGGAGGCAATGTAGTTTCTTCAATAGTAGCCTCCCAATCACTGGAGGAAATAGTAAGCAACGCCGGAGGAAACCTTATAAAAACTTCCGTAAATAATGTTTTAAAAGAAATTTATGCCAATAATGCCGTATTTGGAGGGGATGAACCAGGTATGTATGTTTTTCCTGAATTTCAGACTTGTTTTGACGCTATTTTTGCTGTGGTTAAAATGCTGGAAATACTAGCCAAACAGGATAGCACACTATCTGCACTGGCAGGGGGGATAAAAGAGTATAACCGAACTGGTTTCACCATAGAATGTGAACATGAGAAAAAAGATGAAGTTATAGAAATTTTCAAGGCTAAATTTGAATCAGAAAGCAATATTAACACTGTTGATGGTATCCGAGTTGATTTAGAAGAATCATACATATTAATACGGCCTTCAAGGTTCGAACCCCTGATAAGAGTCTATGTAGAATCCAAATCTGCTGAAAAGTTACAGGAATTAACCGAATATGTAAAAAAAATCATCGAAGATGTTCAATGAGATGATTTTTCAAAGAAGATTCATATTTTTTTAAAATTTATATCTTGGAAAATGGGTTAGTTAAAGGTGAAAAAAATGGATTTTCCTAATCAAAACAAAATCTTAGAATTTTTAAAGGATAAAAATTTGATTGTTGTCTCCAATCGCGGTCCTGTTGAATTTTATAAAAAAAATAGTGAACTGGAGATGAAAAGAGGTGCCGGTGGTCTTGTTTCAACCTTACTCCCCCTTGTAGAAACCTTAAATGGCGTTTGGATTGCTAGTGCCATGACTCTGGGAGATGTTGAGGTGGCAGAACAGTTCCCCAATAACAGGGTGCCCATCCCTGAGGATAATCCACTTTTCTGGGTGCCCTTTGTGGTGGTTGACCGGCACCGTTATGAATCCTATTACAGTTTAATAAGCAACCCTCTGCTCTGGTTTGTGCAACATTACATGTGGAACAGTCCATACACTCCAGATATTGATGAGGAAATGCACGATGCCTGGAAAAATGGTTATGTGTATATGAATAAGAAATTTGCTGATAAAGTAATCTCAGAAAGTGGCAGAAGTTTGAAAGAACCTTTGATAATGTTACAGGATTACCACCTTTATCTATGTGCCGGATACATCAGAGAAAAACTAAAAAATACCTTTTTAAGCCAGTTTATTCATATTCCATGGCCCCAATCTGAATATTTCAGCATAATACCGGAACACATGAGGAAAGCTATCATAGAAGGACTCCTCTCCAATAATCTCCTTGGTTTCCATATCCCCCGATATGTGACCAATTTTATTCAATCCTGTGAGGAATATGCAGATAAAGTGGATTATGAAAAGGGACTGGTGTGGTATCAGGGACAGGTTACCCATGTAAAGAGTTATCCCATATCAGTGGATTATGAAGGAATAAGAGAAATGGCCAATTCAAAGGAGGTAAAGGAAAAAGAAAAGTTAATCCGAAAAATTAAAGGAGAAAATTTCCTGATCTACCGTACAGACCGTGCAGATCTGAGTAAAAATATTATCCGGGGTTTTAAAGCCTATGATATCTTTTTAGACAAGTATCCGGAGTACCATGGGAAAGTGAAGTTTCTCACCACTGGAAAACCCACCAGACAACAGATCGATGAGTACAATGAATATTATCTCCATATCCAGAAAATCGTTGAAGAAATAAATAATAAGCATGGTCGTGACGGTTGGAAACCTATAGAATGGATTTTTAAAGCAGATTACAGTTTGGTGGTGGCTGCTTTTAAGAATTATGATTGTTTGATTGTGAATCCTATTGCCGATGGTATGAACATAGTTCCCAAAGAGGCTTCTGCTGTAAATGAAAACCAGGGAGTTATCATCCTGTCGGAAAAAGCAGGATGTTATGAAGAGTTAAAAGACCATGTGATATGTGTGAACCCATTTGATGTCTGTCAAACTACCCAAGCCTATCTTCAAGCTATTAAAATGAGTATTGATGAAAGAAGGAAAAAATTAAATAATTTACAAAATATGGTAGCTGAAAGGACTATTTATCACTGGCTCAGTGAACAATTCGAGGATATAGAAAAAATAAGAAACAATGATGAGTTCTAAATGAAAAAAATGTTGTTCTATGATAAAAAACGACTTTCAGATAAATCAGAAGCTAACTCCATGAGGTTAAGCTATCCTTTATATTTTTTCAAAAAATAATTTGAGACTATTGGTTAATTCAGCATCAAATCCTGTTTCTATTATTAGGGATACTTCATTTTCACTTTTAAGGACGAAATTCAACTCAACCCATGATTCTCCCATTTCAAGAGGGATATTACCATCTACTGCGGCTTTTACTCCATCTGCAAGGCTCATTATAAGAGATTTAAGGTTTTTATCAAGCCCTATAGATGGTATAATGTCCTTTGTTGGTGTTTTAGGAGTGTTCAGTACCAAGGATATGGTTTGAACTGATTTATAAGATACATTTGAACCTATCTTCAATTTTCCCAATATGGGGATCTGAAATCTTATTCCTGCTCCTGCTTTTCGTGAAGCTATTGATTTTAAATTTAGCTCAATGCGCTT
This window of the Methanobacteriaceae archaeon genome carries:
- a CDS encoding NDP-sugar synthase is translated as MRVDLEIMGMIKAVLMAGGKGSRIRPLTLSRPKPMIPVANRPMIEYIVEKIKESGLSEIIVTLSYLKSQIKSLLEKNYPYMNIKYSVEKKPLGTAGGVKKASRYIDDTFFVLSGDVLVDVDLKEILSFHKEKKALATMVLTPVPDPSQFGIAILDNNNQIIQFKEKPSPHQVFSKIANTGTYIFEPEIFDYIDSKKNNENHEIDFSKDIFPQLINERAGIYGFVFEGYWNDVGRPKTYLQANYDVLNQKIAPEPRGQKMKEGVGKLGNIWIGEGVEIKDKVRIIGPVMIGDGCVIGNNCVIGRNTVIGSNVCLEKNSNIKGSVLFSDSVIKKASYLKDCIVDSGCIIEQGSFIERGAILGSKVHLGSYSRVRSERSIYNSTVILPESILDSDYPIVV
- a CDS encoding sulfite exporter TauE/SafE family protein — encoded protein: MEFLTYIIILLATGAFVGFASGLLGVGGGFIMVPIQFFLLTAMGFDPDTSLRVAFATSLVVILPTALNGAWGHWRRGTVLVVPAIYLGVAGLMGGVLGAEIASNAPVTVLGFIFGLMAMGSAFWMISSKYPEIREENSHSKPSYILWGFLGGFSSGLLGIGGGVVMVPILNILLRFPIHKAIGTSTAFIVLASTGGIITYILTGMNTPTLPPYSVGYVNLVQAVALACTSIPMAHIGVKAAHRLPEKKLKYIFSALMIYIALKMMGVLKWLNLPL
- a CDS encoding phosphomannomutase, whose translation is MKMAKYVQSIRGVVNTEISNKFASHLGTIVGNFIGPGKQVVVGRDVHVPSQMIKRSITTGLMSAGTDVVDFGIAPIPVIHYGKDFYNAKAMITISKSHLRPQDIDIKIFSDHEIPLQAHAKKVPWDQIGNLRYVYEYRELYVNGILKKATTENIKKKGFLVVLDIKEDFDKPLIPHILNKIGCETVKIDSMDVQSVDEFPEPSPKRISLVSELTTAIGADMGIVLDNDADRVVFIDHKGNIIREQTVLGIFAQHILKHTPGGNVVSSIVASQSLEEIVSNAGGNLIKTSVNNVLKEIYANNAVFGGDEPGMYVFPEFQTCFDAIFAVVKMLEILAKQDSTLSALAGGIKEYNRTGFTIECEHEKKDEVIEIFKAKFESESNINTVDGIRVDLEESYILIRPSRFEPLIRVYVESKSAEKLQELTEYVKKIIEDVQ
- the otsB gene encoding trehalose-phosphatase, with product MVADMPEYLFDNLRYLEAFKQDSSTGIVTDIDGTISKIAPTPDEAVVTSTMRRALVQLNEKFKLVAVISGRSVLKAREMVQVDGLLYVGNHGLEFLKDDELCIRPEVEKYIPEINEAGEKLKNSELSSINGLIFEDKGLCYSIHYRLAQGEQNIREKILNSLKDDPVCKELKISEGRCLFELKPPVSYDKGTILHEIIEEHGLEKIIYLGDDITDFDAFSKLKELEKQGIIQGVGILVLSPEIPSYLKKGASFFINNVDEVLKFFQWLLN
- a CDS encoding trehalose-6-phosphate synthase; the encoded protein is MDFPNQNKILEFLKDKNLIVVSNRGPVEFYKKNSELEMKRGAGGLVSTLLPLVETLNGVWIASAMTLGDVEVAEQFPNNRVPIPEDNPLFWVPFVVVDRHRYESYYSLISNPLLWFVQHYMWNSPYTPDIDEEMHDAWKNGYVYMNKKFADKVISESGRSLKEPLIMLQDYHLYLCAGYIREKLKNTFLSQFIHIPWPQSEYFSIIPEHMRKAIIEGLLSNNLLGFHIPRYVTNFIQSCEEYADKVDYEKGLVWYQGQVTHVKSYPISVDYEGIREMANSKEVKEKEKLIRKIKGENFLIYRTDRADLSKNIIRGFKAYDIFLDKYPEYHGKVKFLTTGKPTRQQIDEYNEYYLHIQKIVEEINNKHGRDGWKPIEWIFKADYSLVVAAFKNYDCLIVNPIADGMNIVPKEASAVNENQGVIILSEKAGCYEELKDHVICVNPFDVCQTTQAYLQAIKMSIDERRKKLNNLQNMVAERTIYHWLSEQFEDIEKIRNNDEF
- a CDS encoding endonuclease MutS2 produces the protein MDIRNIKGIGDKLAAKIISHFGSQDEFLQAASNYEVYRLASMEGISQRRAVEIINAVLGNPKQEFLKTERAVQIYEEIIQCIIQYASTEYARNRILLLSPGKNPGEIDENLKMVMEAKEKVTSLPLDELRTLLRNVDFTKSSKPKYDTSKAILVESKEDYTRLVDSNLNQYAQILSINEVRSLDEFELVVYVYREGLLELDDTSNLTMVSGEAEDLEIIPEIVLSYYQDNHELLENILKIRNILGYESVLGDVLELLNSLKSSKVDEKSFDDAVNHAKEKADKKLKEAIKKVDLSGEEVLDLLNKDMPPKIQEIFDRTLKETMEEIKDKTGVSFDPFIRKYPLEIDWQELERVKKNEIGKKQVKSFEERVKVASKLEKLKRDVENEIHEIMEFDYHFTLGCFAYYYDLHPPVLGDGFNFKEGLHLNLALEDPERVQRIDYSLESPDNVVLLTGANSGGKTTLLETLAQICIMSQMGLPVCAREAQVKLVDEIYFFSKKRSLDAGAFESFLSTFMPIVVREEEKLILLDELEAITELEAAVKIISSFINFIQDSKSFAIIVTHMAREILKNTDVRVDGIEAKGLDEDYNLIVDRTPRMNYFARSTPELILRMVYARSEGKLREVYGKMLERF